From a region of the Fusarium verticillioides 7600 chromosome 9, whole genome shotgun sequence genome:
- a CDS encoding argininosuccinate synthase has translation MAPERVCLAYSGGLDTSTILKWLVLQGYEVVCFLGDCGQEEDFDAVKAKALKLGAEKMIIENVQQELIDDLVWPAIQCNAIYEGQYLLGTSLARPVLARAMVQVAKDNNCTILSHGCTGKGNDQVRFELAWKACDPKMKVLAPWRIPAFFNRFQGRADLLKFAEEQKIPVSSTPKAPWSMDDNIIHCSYEAGILEQTDKEPPKDMWKRTVDPLDAPDKPTRFTVHFAEGVPTKLEVDGKTVTGSLEIFKEANELGRANGIGREDIVESRFIGLKSRGCYDTPGLTILRKLHQNLEGLVMDSKVRIIRDRLSDDWAQCIYNGMYFTPEREFVQNAIAFSQKQVDGKVEALAYKGNVIIVGRSSETSNLYSEEESSMDTLDMDWSVEDTTGFINVNAIRIAKYGERKIRDGEPLSKRK, from the exons atggccccCGAACGTGTTTGCCT TGCCTACTCCGGCG GCCTGGATACTTCCACTATCCTCAA GTGGCTCGTCCTTCAAGGCTATGAGGTCGTTTGTTTCCTCGGAGACTGCGGTCAGGAGGAAGACTTCGATgccgtcaaggccaaggctcttAAGCTCggtgctgagaagatgaTCATCGAGAACGTCCAGCAGGAGCTGATTGACGACTTGGTGTGGCCCGCCATCCAGT GCAACGCTATCTATGAAGGACAAT ACCTTCTCGGCACAAGTCTGGCCCGCCCCGTGTTGGCCAGGGCCATGGTGCAAGTTGCAAAGGACAACAACTGCACCATCCTCAGCCATGGAT GCACCGGAAAGGGCAATGA CCAAGTCCGCTTCGAGCTGGCCTGGAAGGCCTGTGACCCCAAGATGAAGGTCCTGGCCCCATGGCGCATCCCTGCCTTCTTCAACCGATTCCA GGGGCGTgccgatcttctcaagttcgctgaggagcagaagaTCCCCGTCAGCTCCACTCCCAAGGCCCCCTGGTCTATGgacgacaacatcatt CACTGCTCATATGAGGCCGGT ATTCTCGAACAAACCGACAAGGAGCCCCCGAAGGATATGTGGAAGCGCACTGTTG ATCCCCTGGACGCTCCCGATAAGCCTACTCGCTTCACCGTCCACTTTGCTGAGGGTGTTCCCACTaagcttgaagtcgatggcaagactgtTACTGGCTCCctggagatcttcaaggaggCCAACGAGTTGGGCCGTGCCAACG GTATTGGACGTGAGGACATCGTCGAGTCGAGGTTCATCG GATTAAAATCTCGTGGTTGCTACG ATACCCCCGGTCTTACTATCCTGCGCAAGCTCCACCAGAACCTTGAG GGTCTCGTGATGGACAGCAAGGTCCGCATCATTCGCGACCGTCTCTCAGATGACTGGGCTCAATGTATCTACAAC GGAATGTACTTTACTCCTGAGCGCGAGTTCGTTCAGAACGCGATCGCTTTCAGCCAGAAGCAGGTTGACGGCAAGGTCGAGGCTCTGGCCTACAAGGGCAAcgtcatcatcgttggcCGCTCCAGCGAGACATCTAACCTCTACAGTGAGGAAGAAAGCAGCATG GACACCCTTGACATGGACTGGAGTGTCGAGGACACAACTGGCTTTATCAACGTGAACGCCATCCGCATCGCCAAGTACGGCGAGCGCAAGATCAGGGATGGCGAGCCCCTTTCCAAGCGCAAGTAA